In the Terriglobales bacterium genome, one interval contains:
- a CDS encoding MFS transporter: MPAEATAVPAPAAPDEPSPSLRYAWYVVGVLTLAYVFSFIDRQIFSLLVTPLRHDLQISDTQISLLQGLSFALFYTFFGIPIGRLADIHSRRRIIALGLLAWSLLTTACGLAHTFWQMLFLRMGVGVGEAALSPAAYSLITDYFPRRRLAIAISVYSMGIYLGSGLSYAVGGLVVGWASTQAAWTLPLVGTVRSWQLIFLALGLPGVAMAPLLYTVREPAARLATARKRPAVPLRQVFSYIGRNGRTFVLHNMGFGLLALSGYAGAAWIPEFFHRSFQWSIRSAGVAFGLNVGIFGSLGIIGAGWMADRLRARGRANANLFVGAVAAMLLIPVGCAVFLSPSPRWSLALLAPLVLLQSAPFGVAPAAIQEMMPAEMRGQASALYLFVINLIGLGIGPTAVAACTQYLFRRDTALNYSLALVTAAACGLGGMLLYGALKPFLASLERQRAWALSQATAASGEAD, encoded by the coding sequence ATGCCTGCGGAAGCTACGGCCGTCCCCGCTCCCGCGGCCCCCGACGAACCCAGTCCCTCCCTGCGCTACGCCTGGTACGTCGTGGGCGTGCTCACCCTGGCCTACGTCTTCTCCTTCATCGACCGCCAGATCTTCAGCCTGCTGGTGACCCCGCTGCGCCACGACCTGCAGATCAGCGATACCCAGATCAGCCTGCTGCAGGGGCTGAGCTTCGCGCTCTTCTATACCTTCTTCGGGATCCCCATCGGGCGGCTGGCCGACATCCATAGCCGGCGGCGCATCATCGCGCTCGGCCTCCTGGCCTGGAGCCTGCTGACCACCGCTTGCGGCCTGGCCCACACCTTCTGGCAGATGTTGTTCCTGCGCATGGGCGTGGGCGTGGGGGAGGCCGCGCTCTCGCCGGCCGCCTACTCCCTGATCACCGACTACTTCCCGCGGCGACGGCTGGCCATCGCTATCAGCGTGTATTCCATGGGGATCTACCTGGGCTCGGGCCTCTCCTACGCCGTGGGCGGGCTGGTGGTGGGCTGGGCCTCCACCCAGGCCGCCTGGACGCTTCCTCTGGTGGGCACGGTGCGGTCGTGGCAGCTCATCTTCCTGGCGCTGGGATTGCCGGGGGTGGCCATGGCGCCCTTACTCTACACCGTGCGCGAGCCGGCGGCGCGGCTTGCGACTGCACGGAAGCGTCCGGCGGTGCCGCTCCGCCAGGTTTTCTCCTATATCGGCAGGAACGGCCGCACTTTCGTGCTGCACAATATGGGTTTCGGCCTGCTGGCGCTCTCCGGCTATGCGGGCGCGGCCTGGATCCCGGAGTTCTTCCACCGTAGCTTCCAGTGGAGCATCCGCTCGGCGGGCGTCGCCTTCGGTCTGAACGTAGGCATCTTCGGCAGTCTCGGGATCATCGGGGCGGGCTGGATGGCGGACCGGCTGCGCGCGCGCGGCCGCGCCAACGCCAACCTGTTCGTGGGGGCGGTGGCGGCGATGCTGCTGATCCCCGTCGGCTGCGCGGTTTTCTTGTCGCCCTCGCCGAGGTGGTCGCTGGCGCTGCTGGCGCCCCTGGTGCTGCTGCAGTCGGCGCCTTTCGGCGTCGCCCCCGCCGCCATCCAGGAGATGATGCCGGCGGAGATGCGCGGCCAGGCCTCGGCCCTCTACCTGTTCGTCATCAACCTCATCGGCCTGGGCATCGGCCCCACCGCGGTGGCCGCCTGCACCCAGTACCTCTTCCGGCGGGATACGGCGCTGAACTACTCGCTGGCGCTGGTGACGGCCGCCGCCTGCGGCCTGGGAGGGATGCTTCTTTACGGCGCACTCAAGCCCTTCTTGGCCAGCCTGGAGCGGCAGCGAGCCTGGGCCCTGAGCCAGGCAACGGCGGCTTCGGGGGAGGCCGACTGA
- a CDS encoding caspase family protein: MKATRAILMLLVASLLFPMRSRGGVTFEQDIPGTLYILAVGIDEYPRGDHGQFVNLGGCKNDVTAIVAALEKKSVPRYVRVDKQVLLDRDATRERVEAAINHIIHESKPDDTVVVYFAGHAYRGGAGTPSGAGDEFFLAMSNANQAGPESGIPGRLLKSWLSRVQAGHQLVIFDASYSDLAVQIFRSHVEEDSKEALELANRSLLVVGYEGPGWEGRDDKGETHGLLTIILARALSGQGDAFPKDGVLWASELQAYVYAGGAEERVRTGSYQHAATWMSGSDFAVLTTDAALASTSRGFAQPAEASPTEAPAPPAPKNYALLIAGDEYDNKSWPQLSNPVFDATSLAQELKEGYDFETQMVTNPTRKDIFAVLKDYQKKTFSDDDELFIFIAGHGYFDEAGGEGYVIARDSAPPGDDLPSTAYPFSSLRTAVDNIHAKHIFLVLDVCFGGTFDERITRATGRGGDDEYQEVSKAEFVQRKMKYKTRRYLTSGGKEYVGDGRPGQHSPFARRLLEAMRSRGGKEGILTMNRLLPYVEKVTPEPRAGEFGHNEPGSDFLFIAGGPQGAPAPPQN; encoded by the coding sequence GTGAAGGCGACACGAGCCATCCTCATGCTTCTCGTTGCAAGCCTGTTGTTCCCGATGAGGAGCAGGGGCGGCGTCACGTTTGAGCAGGACATCCCCGGAACCCTGTACATCCTGGCGGTCGGTATCGACGAATACCCACGCGGCGACCACGGCCAGTTCGTCAATCTGGGAGGCTGCAAGAACGACGTGACCGCCATCGTGGCGGCGTTGGAGAAGAAGTCCGTGCCCCGCTATGTCCGCGTGGACAAGCAGGTGCTCTTGGACCGCGACGCCACCCGCGAACGGGTCGAAGCGGCAATCAACCACATCATCCACGAGTCCAAACCGGACGACACGGTGGTCGTTTACTTTGCCGGGCACGCCTACCGCGGCGGGGCGGGCACGCCTAGCGGAGCAGGGGACGAGTTCTTCCTCGCCATGTCCAACGCCAACCAGGCCGGCCCGGAGAGCGGGATCCCCGGCCGTCTCCTCAAGAGCTGGCTGTCCAGGGTCCAGGCCGGCCACCAGCTCGTAATATTCGACGCCAGCTATTCGGACCTAGCGGTCCAGATCTTTCGCTCCCACGTGGAAGAAGACTCCAAGGAGGCCCTCGAACTGGCGAACCGCAGCTTGCTGGTGGTGGGGTACGAGGGGCCGGGCTGGGAGGGCCGAGACGACAAAGGAGAGACGCATGGCCTGCTTACAATCATCCTGGCGCGGGCTCTCTCCGGGCAAGGCGATGCTTTTCCCAAGGATGGGGTGCTGTGGGCATCCGAGCTCCAAGCCTATGTGTACGCCGGTGGCGCTGAGGAAAGGGTGCGAACCGGATCCTACCAGCACGCAGCCACGTGGATGTCAGGAAGCGACTTCGCCGTCTTAACCACCGACGCCGCCCTGGCCAGCACGAGTCGCGGCTTCGCGCAGCCGGCCGAGGCCAGTCCCACGGAGGCTCCGGCCCCACCCGCGCCGAAGAACTACGCGCTGTTGATTGCGGGCGACGAGTACGACAACAAGAGCTGGCCCCAGCTCAGCAACCCCGTTTTCGACGCGACCAGCCTGGCCCAGGAGCTCAAGGAAGGTTATGACTTCGAAACCCAGATGGTTACGAACCCGACTCGAAAGGACATCTTCGCCGTCCTGAAGGACTACCAGAAGAAGACGTTCTCGGATGATGACGAGCTCTTTATCTTCATCGCGGGGCACGGTTACTTCGACGAAGCCGGCGGGGAAGGCTACGTGATCGCGCGCGATTCCGCGCCCCCGGGCGACGATCTTCCCAGCACGGCTTACCCTTTCTCCAGCCTGCGCACGGCCGTGGACAACATTCACGCCAAGCACATCTTCCTGGTGCTGGACGTGTGCTTCGGCGGCACCTTCGATGAACGTATCACCCGGGCCACCGGCCGCGGTGGTGACGACGAGTACCAGGAGGTCTCGAAGGCCGAGTTCGTGCAGCGCAAGATGAAGTACAAGACGCGTCGCTACCTGACCTCCGGTGGGAAGGAGTACGTGGGCGACGGCCGTCCGGGCCAGCACTCCCCCTTCGCCCGCCGCCTGCTGGAGGCGATGCGCAGCCGGGGAGGCAAAGAAGGCATCCTCACCATGAACAGGCTTCTTCCGTACGTCGAAAAAGTCACGCCGGAGCCACGCGCGGGAGAGTTTGGGCACAACGAGCCCGGCAGCGATTTTCTTTTCATTGCGGGCGGGCCCCAAGGCGCGCCTGCGCCGCCTCAGAACTGA